A region of the Spirochaetota bacterium genome:
GCAGCTGAAATAATATTTTTATGTGTTTGCACAGTTAACCATATATTACCGGCCTTAGCACTTGCCATTAAATCAGAAAGCATATCAGTTATGAAAGCGCCCTCAACATTCCTCTCTTCCAGTTTGGTCAAGACTGTTAAATCCAACTTTTCAATTAATTCTTGAAGCTTCATTGATTTTCTCCTGAAAATATATAAACAATAAATACCCTATTCTACCCAGAGGGCATATTTAGCAAAT
Encoded here:
- a CDS encoding DRTGG domain-containing protein → MKLQELIEKLDLTVLTKLEERNVEGAFITDMLSDLMASAKAGNIWLTVQTHKNIISAANLLDISAILISSGKTVPQETIDLANRFHVIILSSTRSTFELAGKLIEVGLKP